A section of the Streptomyces sp. NBC_00178 genome encodes:
- a CDS encoding thymidine kinase, producing MPELVFFSGTMDCGKSTLALQISHNRSARGLQGVIFTRDDRAGEGKLSSRLGLVTDAVEAAPGMDLYGYLVGRMSRGDKVDHVIVDEAQFMAPEQIDQLARVVDDLGLDVFAFGITTDFRTKLFPGSQRLIELADRIETLQVEAMCWCGARATHNARTVDGAMVVEGEQVVVGDVDRPAGEVGYEVLCRRHHRRHMTSAAAYAGALSPDVLPVNHG from the coding sequence ATGCCCGAGCTCGTGTTCTTCTCCGGAACGATGGACTGCGGAAAGAGCACCCTGGCCCTCCAGATCAGTCACAACCGGTCGGCCCGCGGTCTGCAAGGGGTGATCTTCACCCGCGACGACCGGGCGGGGGAGGGGAAGCTCTCCTCGCGGCTGGGCCTCGTGACGGACGCGGTCGAGGCGGCCCCGGGCATGGACCTGTACGGCTACCTCGTGGGGCGCATGTCGAGGGGCGACAAGGTCGACCACGTGATCGTGGACGAGGCGCAGTTCATGGCGCCCGAGCAGATCGACCAACTGGCCCGGGTCGTGGACGACCTGGGCCTGGACGTCTTCGCGTTCGGCATCACCACGGACTTCCGCACCAAGCTCTTCCCCGGCTCGCAGCGCCTGATCGAACTGGCCGACCGCATAGAGACACTCCAGGTCGAGGCCATGTGCTGGTGCGGCGCGCGCGCCACGCACAACGCCAGGACCGTGGACGGTGCGATGGTCGTCGAGGGGGAGCAGGTCGTCGTCGGCGACGTCGACCGGCCGGCCGGAGAGGTCGGCTACGAGGTCCTCTGCCGTCGCCACCACCGCCGCCACATGACGAGCGCCGCCGCCTACGCGGGAGCGCTCTCGCCGGACGTCCTGCCGGTCAACCACGGCTGA
- a CDS encoding M23 family metallopeptidase, with amino-acid sequence MAFIRATGKHRAPSRLTRSSARAAGIAALATTGVIGATASPALAADSEVTAGSTGLVQTVALDTSLAAQIEAQAEAQQHQAAVAKAKAEAERKAEARAKEVREEKARAARAAERARLNAFHLPVAGSHVTTGYKTGGALWSSGTHSGVDFQAASGTPVVAVGAGTVVEAGWGGAYGNNIVLRMKDGTYTQYGHLSSIGVKVGQSVASGERIAFSGSTGNSTGPHLHFEARTTPEYGSDMDPVAYLRAHGVQV; translated from the coding sequence ATGGCGTTCATCCGTGCCACCGGGAAGCACCGTGCCCCGAGCCGCCTGACGCGTTCGAGCGCCCGGGCCGCCGGTATCGCGGCCCTGGCCACCACCGGTGTCATAGGCGCGACGGCCTCCCCGGCACTCGCCGCGGACTCCGAGGTCACCGCCGGCAGCACCGGTCTGGTCCAGACGGTCGCCCTCGACACGAGTCTCGCCGCGCAGATCGAGGCCCAGGCGGAGGCCCAGCAGCACCAGGCCGCCGTTGCGAAGGCGAAGGCCGAGGCCGAGCGCAAGGCGGAGGCCCGCGCCAAGGAGGTCCGCGAGGAGAAGGCGCGCGCCGCACGCGCCGCCGAGCGCGCCCGCCTCAACGCCTTCCACCTGCCGGTCGCCGGTTCGCACGTCACCACCGGCTACAAGACCGGCGGCGCGCTCTGGTCCTCCGGCACCCACTCCGGCGTGGACTTCCAGGCCGCGTCCGGCACCCCCGTCGTCGCCGTCGGCGCCGGCACGGTCGTCGAGGCCGGCTGGGGCGGCGCCTACGGCAACAACATCGTGCTGCGGATGAAGGACGGCACCTACACCCAGTACGGCCACCTCTCCTCCATCGGCGTCAAGGTCGGCCAGAGCGTCGCCTCGGGCGAGCGGATCGCCTTCTCCGGTTCGACCGGCAACTCCACCGGACCGCATCTGCACTTCGAGGCCCGCACCACCCCCGAGTACGGCTCGGACATGGACCCCGTCGCCTACCTCCGCGCCCACGGCGTCCAGGTCTGA
- a CDS encoding alkaline phosphatase family protein, with protein MAQPAWQDPVLLAPESAPAPEYGSGSLADLLPTLAAGQGVPGFEASIPELTPADRNCVFLIDGLGWEQITAHPDEAPFLHSLLPTSRGGTGRPITAGFPSTTATSLASVGTGLPPGEHGLPGYTVRNPETGALMNQLRWRPWTEPKVWQPHPTVFQRADAAGVRTAQVSAPNFEQTPLTKVALSGGSFLGRLTGEDRMDLAAERLAAGDRSLVYTYYSEVDGQGHRFGVDSDAWRGQLMYVDGLARRLAEQLPPRSALYVTADHGMIDIPFDEQSRIDFDEDWELGAGVALLGGEGRARHVYAVPGAEADVLTVWREVLGEQFWVASRDEAVAAGWFGPRIDERVYGRIGDVVAAAHDDVVITASVNEPHESVMVGMHGSLTPVEQLVPLLEVRS; from the coding sequence ATGGCCCAGCCGGCCTGGCAGGACCCCGTCCTGCTCGCTCCCGAGTCAGCACCGGCGCCGGAGTACGGCAGCGGTTCGCTCGCCGACCTGCTGCCGACCCTCGCCGCCGGACAGGGCGTACCCGGCTTCGAGGCGTCGATCCCCGAGCTCACCCCGGCCGACCGGAACTGCGTCTTCCTGATCGACGGCCTCGGCTGGGAGCAGATCACGGCGCACCCCGACGAAGCGCCCTTCCTGCACTCCCTCCTCCCCACCTCCCGGGGCGGTACCGGCCGGCCGATCACCGCGGGCTTCCCGTCCACCACGGCGACCTCGCTCGCCTCCGTCGGCACGGGCCTGCCCCCTGGGGAGCACGGCCTTCCCGGCTACACCGTGCGGAACCCCGAGACCGGCGCGCTGATGAACCAGCTCCGCTGGAGGCCCTGGACCGAGCCCAAGGTCTGGCAGCCCCACCCCACCGTCTTCCAGCGGGCCGACGCCGCGGGGGTGCGCACGGCGCAGGTCTCCGCGCCGAACTTCGAGCAGACCCCGCTGACCAAGGTCGCGCTCAGCGGCGGTTCCTTCCTCGGCCGGCTCACCGGCGAGGACCGCATGGACCTCGCCGCCGAGCGGCTCGCCGCGGGCGACAGGTCGCTCGTCTACACGTACTACAGCGAGGTCGACGGCCAGGGCCACCGCTTCGGCGTCGACTCCGACGCCTGGCGCGGCCAGCTGATGTACGTCGACGGGCTCGCCCGGCGCCTCGCCGAGCAGCTCCCGCCCCGCTCGGCGCTCTACGTCACGGCCGACCACGGCATGATCGACATCCCGTTCGACGAACAGTCCCGGATCGACTTCGACGAGGACTGGGAACTCGGCGCGGGCGTCGCCCTGCTGGGCGGTGAGGGCCGTGCACGCCATGTGTACGCCGTGCCCGGGGCCGAGGCCGATGTGCTGACCGTGTGGCGCGAGGTGCTCGGCGAGCAGTTCTGGGTGGCGAGCCGCGACGAGGCCGTCGCCGCCGGCTGGTTCGGCCCTCGGATCGACGAGCGTGTGTACGGCAGGATCGGCGACGTCGTGGCCGCCGCCCACGACGACGTGGTGATCACCGCCTCCGTCAACGAACCCCACGAGTCGGTGATGGTGGGGATGCACGGCTCGCTGACCCCCGTGGAACAGCTGGTCCCGCTCCTCGAAGTACGCTCGTAA
- a CDS encoding M16 family metallopeptidase: MPMGHTATAQAGSGGLTATEHRLANGLRVVLSEDHLTPVAAVCLWYDVGSRHEVAGRTGLAHLFEHLMFQGSGQVKGNGHFELVQGAGGSLNGTTSFERTNYFETMPTHQLELALWLEADRMGSLLAALDEESMENQRDVVKNERRQRYDNVPYGTAFEKLTALAYPEGHPYHHTPIGSMADLDAATLEDAQAFFRTYYAPNNAVLSVVGDIDPEQTLAWIEKYFGSIPSHDGKQPPRDGTLPDIIGGQLREVVHEEVPARALMAAYRLPHDGTRACDAADLALTVLGGGESSRLHNRLVRRDRTAVAAGFGLLRLSGAPSLGWLDVKTSGGVEVPRIEEAVDEELARFAEEGPTPEEMERAQAQLEREWLDRLGTVSGRADELCRFAVLFGDPQLALTAVGRVLDVTADEVKAAARAHLRPDNRAVLVYEPVEPAEDTEGTDGTDAHEGADK, encoded by the coding sequence ATGCCCATGGGTCACACGGCCACAGCCCAGGCCGGTTCCGGCGGCTTGACGGCGACCGAGCACCGGCTGGCCAACGGCCTGCGCGTGGTGCTCTCCGAAGACCATCTGACCCCGGTAGCCGCGGTCTGCCTCTGGTACGACGTCGGTTCCCGCCACGAGGTGGCGGGCCGCACCGGCCTCGCCCACCTCTTCGAGCACCTGATGTTCCAGGGCTCGGGCCAGGTCAAGGGGAACGGACACTTCGAGCTGGTGCAGGGAGCCGGCGGTTCCCTCAACGGCACCACCAGCTTCGAGCGCACCAACTACTTCGAGACGATGCCCACGCACCAGCTGGAGCTGGCCCTGTGGCTCGAGGCCGACCGGATGGGCTCGCTGCTCGCCGCGCTCGACGAGGAGTCCATGGAGAACCAGCGGGACGTGGTGAAGAACGAGCGCCGCCAGCGCTACGACAACGTCCCGTACGGCACCGCGTTCGAGAAGCTCACCGCGCTCGCGTACCCGGAGGGCCACCCGTACCACCACACGCCGATCGGTTCCATGGCCGACCTGGACGCGGCGACGCTGGAGGACGCGCAGGCGTTCTTCCGCACCTACTACGCGCCGAACAACGCCGTGCTCTCCGTCGTCGGGGACATCGACCCCGAGCAGACGCTCGCCTGGATCGAGAAGTACTTCGGATCCATCCCGTCCCACGACGGCAAGCAGCCCCCGCGCGACGGCACGCTGCCGGACATCATCGGCGGACAACTGCGGGAGGTGGTCCACGAGGAGGTGCCGGCACGCGCGCTGATGGCGGCCTACCGGCTGCCCCACGACGGCACCCGTGCGTGCGACGCCGCGGACCTGGCGCTGACCGTGCTCGGCGGCGGCGAGTCGTCCCGCCTGCACAACCGCCTGGTCCGCCGCGACCGTACGGCCGTGGCCGCGGGATTCGGGCTGCTCCGGCTCTCCGGCGCGCCGTCGCTGGGGTGGCTGGACGTGAAGACGTCCGGAGGCGTCGAGGTCCCGCGGATCGAGGAGGCGGTCGACGAGGAGCTGGCCCGCTTCGCCGAGGAGGGCCCCACCCCCGAGGAAATGGAACGCGCGCAGGCACAGTTGGAGCGCGAGTGGCTCGACCGGCTCGGCACGGTCTCCGGACGGGCCGACGAACTGTGCCGGTTCGCCGTCCTGTTCGGCGACCCGCAGCTCGCCCTGACCGCGGTCGGCCGCGTGCTCGACGTGACCGCCGACGAGGTCAAGGCCGCCGCCCGGGCCCATCTGCGGCCCGACAACCGTGCCGTCCTGGTCTACGAGCCGGTCGAACCGGCCGAGGACACCGAGGGTACCGACGGCACCGACGCGCACGAGGGGGCCGACAAGTGA
- a CDS encoding HPr family phosphocarrier protein, giving the protein MAERRVNVGWAEGLHARPASIFVRAATASGVPVTIAKADGNPVNAASMLAVLGLGAQGGEEIVLASEADNAEAALDRLAKLVAEGLEELPETV; this is encoded by the coding sequence ATGGCTGAGCGCCGCGTCAACGTCGGTTGGGCCGAGGGCCTGCACGCCCGCCCCGCTTCCATCTTCGTCCGTGCCGCCACGGCCTCCGGCGTCCCCGTGACGATCGCCAAGGCTGACGGCAACCCCGTCAACGCCGCCTCCATGCTCGCGGTGCTCGGTCTGGGCGCGCAGGGCGGCGAGGAGATCGTGCTCGCGTCCGAGGCGGACAACGCCGAGGCCGCCCTGGACCGCCTGGCGAAGCTGGTCGCCGAAGGGCTCGAGGAGCTCCCGGAGACCGTCTGA
- a CDS encoding bifunctional acetate--CoA ligase family protein/GNAT family N-acetyltransferase, which produces MEPTPEQSPHHAYPDHWEADVVLRDGGTACIRPITTDDAERLVSFYEQVSDESKYYRFFAPYPRLSASDVHRFTHHDYVDRVGLAVTVGGDFIATVRFDRIDERGLPASAPADEAEVAFLVQDAHQGRGVASALLEHIAAVARERGIRRFAAEVLPANNKMIKVFRDAGFTQQRSFEDGSVHLTLDLEPTAESLAVQRAREQRAEARSVQRLLAPGSVAVVGVGRAEGGVGRTVLRNLLGSDFTGRTYAVNTSFAAGLATVDGVPAHRSVGEIGEPVDLAVVAVPADRVPEAVADCGEHGVQGVVVLSAGYGERGADGRERQRELVRQARSYGMRIIGPNAFGIINTSDAVRLNASLAPESPQSGRIGLFTQSGAIGIALLSGLHRRGAGLSSFISAGNRADVSGNDFLQYWFEDQDTDVALLYLESLGNPRKFTRLARRTAAVKPVVVVKGARHSGTNPPGHAVPVSRIPDATVSALMRQAGVIRVDTVTEMVDVGLLLAGQPLPDGPRVAILGNSESLGLLTYDACLAEGLRPRPPRDLTTAASPQDFRDALAEALADPGCDGVIVTAIPWVGENGEAQTGEGEVLGAALRDAAADGPAKPVAVVHVEMGGLAQALADAAGTAAPPPPRRPAAPAGAEPRGPAPAAPAPAPDEARHTPRAGRIPAYPAAERAVRALAEAVKYAQWRRQAASPGKVPEFLDDTIDAPGTAALIDALLGTDPDPRGRPLTHDESQELLAGYGVPVRPTLPAPDAGAAVAAAGRLGYPVALKTTAPHLRHRADLGGVRLDLVDEEALRRAYDELTSLLGSPAELRPVVQAMAPRGVDTVVRASIDAAAGAVLSFGLAGAPSELLGDTAHRLVPVTDRDAAELIRSIKAAPVLFGWRGSAPADTAALEELLLRVSRLVDDHPEVVSVALEPVVVATSGLSVLGASVRLAPPPARSDIGPRRLPSY; this is translated from the coding sequence ATGGAGCCCACCCCGGAGCAGAGTCCGCATCACGCGTACCCCGACCACTGGGAGGCGGACGTGGTGCTCCGCGACGGTGGCACCGCCTGCATCCGGCCCATCACCACCGACGATGCCGAGCGGCTGGTCAGCTTCTACGAGCAGGTCTCCGACGAGTCGAAGTACTACCGCTTCTTCGCCCCGTACCCCCGGCTCTCGGCGAGCGACGTGCACCGCTTCACCCATCACGATTACGTCGACCGGGTGGGACTGGCCGTCACCGTCGGCGGCGACTTCATCGCCACCGTCCGCTTCGACCGCATCGACGAGCGGGGCCTGCCCGCCTCCGCCCCCGCGGACGAGGCCGAGGTCGCCTTCCTCGTCCAGGACGCCCACCAGGGCCGCGGAGTGGCGTCGGCGCTCCTGGAGCACATCGCCGCGGTGGCCCGGGAACGGGGGATCCGCCGCTTCGCCGCCGAGGTGCTGCCCGCCAACAACAAGATGATCAAGGTGTTCCGCGATGCCGGGTTCACCCAGCAGCGCAGCTTCGAGGACGGCTCGGTGCACCTCACCCTCGACCTGGAGCCCACGGCCGAGTCCCTCGCCGTCCAGCGCGCACGGGAACAGCGGGCCGAGGCGCGCTCCGTGCAGCGCCTGCTCGCCCCCGGCTCCGTCGCGGTGGTCGGCGTCGGCCGCGCGGAGGGCGGGGTCGGCCGCACCGTCCTGCGCAACCTCCTGGGCTCGGACTTCACCGGACGCACCTACGCGGTGAACACCTCCTTCGCCGCCGGCCTGGCCACGGTCGACGGCGTGCCCGCGCACCGCTCCGTGGGCGAGATCGGCGAGCCCGTCGACCTCGCGGTCGTGGCGGTCCCCGCCGACCGGGTGCCGGAAGCCGTCGCCGACTGCGGTGAGCACGGGGTCCAGGGCGTCGTCGTCCTCTCCGCAGGCTACGGCGAGCGCGGCGCCGACGGGCGGGAACGGCAGCGCGAACTGGTCCGCCAGGCACGGTCGTACGGCATGCGGATCATCGGGCCGAACGCCTTCGGCATCATCAACACCTCCGACGCCGTCCGCCTCAACGCCTCCCTCGCCCCCGAATCGCCCCAGTCCGGGCGCATCGGCCTCTTCACCCAGTCCGGCGCCATCGGCATCGCGCTCCTGTCCGGTCTCCACCGCCGCGGCGCGGGACTGTCGTCCTTCATCTCCGCGGGCAACCGGGCCGACGTCTCCGGCAACGACTTCCTGCAGTACTGGTTCGAGGACCAGGACACCGATGTCGCCCTGCTGTACCTCGAATCACTCGGCAACCCGCGCAAGTTCACCCGGCTCGCCCGCCGGACCGCCGCGGTCAAGCCCGTGGTCGTGGTCAAGGGCGCCCGGCACAGCGGTACCAACCCGCCGGGCCACGCCGTGCCCGTCAGCCGTATCCCCGACGCGACCGTCTCCGCACTGATGCGCCAGGCCGGTGTGATCCGGGTCGACACCGTGACCGAGATGGTCGACGTGGGTCTGCTCCTCGCCGGGCAGCCCCTGCCGGACGGCCCCAGGGTGGCGATCCTGGGCAACTCCGAATCCCTCGGGCTCCTCACGTACGACGCGTGCCTGGCGGAAGGGCTGCGTCCGCGCCCGCCCCGCGACCTCACCACAGCCGCGAGCCCCCAGGACTTCCGGGACGCCCTCGCGGAGGCCCTGGCCGACCCGGGCTGCGACGGGGTGATCGTGACCGCCATCCCCTGGGTGGGGGAGAACGGCGAGGCGCAGACCGGTGAGGGGGAGGTGCTGGGTGCCGCGCTGCGCGACGCGGCGGCCGACGGCCCGGCCAAGCCGGTCGCCGTCGTGCACGTGGAGATGGGCGGCCTGGCCCAGGCGCTCGCCGACGCGGCCGGTACGGCCGCACCGCCCCCGCCCCGGCGGCCCGCCGCCCCGGCCGGAGCCGAACCACGCGGCCCCGCACCGGCGGCGCCCGCACCTGCGCCCGACGAGGCCCGGCACACCCCCCGCGCCGGACGGATCCCCGCCTACCCGGCGGCCGAGCGGGCCGTGCGCGCCCTCGCCGAAGCGGTGAAGTACGCGCAGTGGCGCCGCCAGGCAGCGTCCCCCGGCAAGGTGCCGGAATTCCTCGACGACACCATCGACGCACCGGGCACCGCCGCGCTCATCGACGCGCTGCTCGGGACGGACCCCGACCCGCGCGGGCGTCCCCTCACCCACGACGAGTCCCAGGAGCTCCTGGCCGGCTACGGCGTCCCCGTGCGTCCCACGCTTCCGGCCCCCGACGCCGGCGCCGCCGTCGCCGCGGCCGGGCGGCTGGGCTACCCGGTCGCCCTCAAGACCACGGCACCCCATCTGCGCCACCGCGCCGACCTGGGCGGCGTCCGGCTCGACCTCGTCGACGAGGAGGCCCTGCGCCGCGCCTACGACGAACTGACGTCCCTGCTCGGCAGTCCCGCCGAACTCCGCCCCGTCGTCCAGGCCATGGCACCCCGGGGCGTCGACACCGTCGTACGGGCCTCGATCGACGCTGCCGCCGGGGCCGTCCTCTCCTTCGGCCTGGCCGGCGCGCCCTCCGAGCTGCTGGGCGACACCGCCCACCGCCTGGTGCCCGTGACCGACCGCGACGCGGCCGAACTCATCCGGTCCATCAAGGCGGCGCCGGTGCTGTTCGGCTGGCGGGGCTCCGCACCGGCGGACACCGCGGCGCTCGAGGAGCTCCTGCTGCGGGTGTCGCGGCTGGTGGACGACCACCCCGAGGTGGTCTCGGTCGCCCTGGAACCGGTCGTCGTCGCCACGAGCGGCCTGAGCGTGCTCGGCGCGAGCGTCCGTCTCGCGCCGCCGCCCGCGCGCAGCGACATCGGTCCCCGGCGCCTCCCCAGCTACTGA
- a CDS encoding DUF5998 family protein has protein sequence MAKTGTTTQGLRTAIERSGYYPALVAEAVEAAVGGEPVASYLVHQETTFDSNEVRRHVTVLVLTDTRFIVSHTDEQAADNSSPTPYATTSTESVKLDRISSVVVSRVVADPEKYVPGTLPREVVLTIGWGAVSRIDLEPAACGDPNCEADHGYTGSSTADDLSLRVSEAGDGPDTVRQTLAFAQALSEATAVTAATGR, from the coding sequence ATGGCAAAGACCGGTACGACGACCCAGGGGCTGCGCACGGCGATCGAGCGCAGCGGCTACTACCCGGCCCTCGTGGCCGAGGCGGTGGAGGCCGCCGTCGGCGGGGAGCCGGTCGCGTCGTACCTGGTGCACCAGGAGACCACGTTCGACTCCAACGAGGTCCGCCGGCACGTCACGGTCCTCGTCCTGACGGACACCCGTTTCATCGTCAGCCACACCGACGAGCAGGCGGCCGACAACAGCTCCCCGACGCCGTACGCCACGACGTCGACCGAGTCCGTCAAGCTCGACAGGATCTCGTCCGTCGTGGTCAGCCGCGTCGTCGCCGACCCCGAGAAGTACGTGCCCGGCACGCTGCCGCGCGAGGTCGTGCTCACCATCGGCTGGGGCGCCGTCTCCCGGATCGACCTGGAGCCGGCCGCCTGCGGCGACCCCAACTGCGAGGCGGACCACGGCTACACGGGCAGTTCCACCGCCGACGACCTGAGCCTGCGGGTCAGCGAGGCCGGCGACGGCCCGGACACCGTGCGCCAGACCCTCGCCTTCGCCCAGGCGCTCTCCGAGGCCACGGCCGTGACCGCGGCGACCGGCCGCTGA
- a CDS encoding GntR family transcriptional regulator: protein MRIPAHSVCTAIRDDIVSGVFERGSRLTEEVLARRYGVSRVPVREALRTLESEGFVVTRRHAGACVAEPTEQEAADLLEIRMLLEPLGAARAAQRRTDAHLKVLRGLVRLGQERARRGEGEDLRSLGGWFHETLAQASGSPALIALLTQLRHKIAWMYAVEQPARPAESWAEHGALVDAVARGDAERARALAVQHAERVTAAHRLRRTATSGRAAGTRVRTSQHRVNTAGARH, encoded by the coding sequence ATGCGCATTCCCGCGCATTCGGTATGCACGGCGATCCGCGACGACATCGTCTCCGGTGTCTTCGAGCGTGGAAGCCGCCTCACCGAGGAGGTGCTCGCGCGTCGCTACGGCGTCTCCCGTGTCCCCGTGCGCGAGGCGCTGCGCACCCTGGAGTCCGAGGGGTTCGTCGTCACCCGCCGGCACGCCGGCGCCTGTGTCGCCGAACCCACGGAGCAGGAGGCGGCCGACCTGCTGGAGATCCGGATGCTGCTGGAGCCGCTGGGTGCCGCGCGCGCGGCACAGCGCCGTACCGACGCGCACCTGAAGGTGCTCCGGGGCCTGGTCAGGCTGGGGCAGGAGAGGGCGCGGCGGGGCGAGGGGGAGGATCTGCGCTCGCTCGGGGGCTGGTTCCACGAGACGCTCGCCCAGGCGTCGGGCAGCCCCGCCCTGATCGCGCTGCTCACCCAGCTGAGGCACAAGATCGCCTGGATGTACGCCGTCGAGCAGCCCGCCAGGCCCGCGGAGTCCTGGGCCGAGCACGGCGCCCTCGTCGACGCGGTGGCGCGCGGGGACGCGGAACGGGCCAGGGCGCTCGCCGTCCAGCACGCCGAGCGGGTCACGGCGGCCCACCGGCTGCGCCGCACCGCCACATCCGGCCGTGCGGCCGGAACCAGGGTGAGGACTTCGCAACACCGCGTAAACACCGCGGGAGCCCGTCATTAA
- a CDS encoding M16 family metallopeptidase, translating to MEYHPQPTAGEARPWAFPAPERGALPNGLTVLRCHRPGQQVVAVEIFLDAPLDAEPEGLDGVATIMARALSEGTDKRSAEEFAAELERCGATLDAHADHPGLRVSLEVPASRLVKALGLVAEALRAPAFAESEIERLVGNRLDEIPHEQANPARRAAKQLSKELFPATARMSRPRQGTEETVRRIDAAAVRAFYDAHVRPSTATAVVVGDLTGIDLDALLADTVGDWSGDSVPARPVPPITADDTGRVVIVDRPGAVQTQLLIGRIGADRHDSVWPAQVLGTYCLGGTLTSRLDRVLREEKGYTYGVRAFGQVLRSTAPGSSSGPTGAAMLAISGSVDTESTGPALDDLWKVLRTLAAEGLTDAERETAVQNLVGVAPLKYETAASVAGTLADQLEQHLPDDYQATLYARLAETGTVEATAAVVNAFPVDRLVTVLVGDAAQIADPVRALGIGEVSIVSG from the coding sequence ATGGAGTACCACCCGCAGCCGACCGCCGGCGAGGCCAGGCCCTGGGCCTTCCCCGCGCCCGAACGGGGCGCCCTGCCCAACGGCCTGACCGTGCTGCGCTGCCACCGGCCGGGCCAGCAGGTGGTGGCCGTGGAGATCTTCCTCGACGCGCCGCTGGACGCGGAGCCCGAGGGCCTCGACGGTGTGGCCACGATCATGGCCCGCGCGCTGTCCGAGGGCACGGACAAGCGTTCCGCCGAGGAGTTCGCGGCCGAGCTGGAGCGCTGCGGCGCCACGCTCGACGCACACGCCGACCACCCCGGCCTCAGGGTGTCCCTGGAGGTCCCGGCCTCCCGGCTCGTCAAGGCGCTCGGACTGGTCGCCGAGGCGCTGAGGGCCCCGGCCTTCGCGGAGAGCGAGATCGAGCGTCTGGTGGGCAACCGGCTCGACGAGATCCCGCACGAGCAGGCCAACCCCGCCCGGCGGGCGGCGAAGCAGCTCTCCAAGGAGCTCTTCCCGGCGACGGCCCGTATGTCGCGTCCACGCCAGGGGACCGAGGAGACGGTGCGGCGCATCGACGCGGCGGCCGTCCGCGCCTTCTACGACGCCCACGTCCGTCCGTCCACCGCGACGGCGGTCGTCGTCGGCGACCTCACCGGCATCGACCTGGACGCGCTGCTCGCCGACACCGTCGGCGACTGGTCGGGCGACTCGGTCCCCGCGCGCCCGGTTCCCCCGATCACCGCGGACGACACCGGCCGCGTCGTCATCGTGGACCGCCCCGGGGCCGTGCAGACCCAGCTCCTCATCGGGCGGATCGGCGCCGACCGGCACGACAGCGTCTGGCCCGCCCAGGTCCTCGGCACGTACTGCCTGGGGGGCACCCTGACCTCCCGGCTGGACCGCGTGCTGCGCGAGGAGAAGGGCTACACCTACGGCGTCCGGGCGTTCGGCCAGGTGCTGCGTTCGACGGCACCCGGTTCGTCGTCCGGCCCCACCGGCGCGGCGATGCTGGCCATCAGCGGCTCCGTGGACACGGAGTCGACCGGGCCGGCGCTCGACGACCTGTGGAAGGTCCTGCGCACCCTGGCGGCCGAGGGGCTCACCGACGCCGAGCGCGAGACCGCCGTGCAGAACCTCGTGGGCGTGGCCCCGTTGAAGTACGAGACGGCTGCCTCCGTCGCGGGAACCCTGGCCGACCAGCTGGAGCAGCACCTCCCGGACGACTACCAGGCCACGCTGTACGCGCGCCTGGCCGAGACGGGCACGGTCGAGGCGACGGCCGCGGTGGTCAACGCCTTCCCCGTCGACCGTCTGGTCACCGTGCTGGTCGGGGACGCCGCGCAGATCGCGGACCCCGTCAGGGCGCTGGGCATCGGCGAGGTGTCGATCGTCAGCGGCTGA
- a CDS encoding SRPBCC family protein produces MSSSLVETVDIKAPVAVTWALWSDVTQWPKFLSHVQRVDPMDERRFSWQLSLPGADKGFVAELTEVVPQDRIAWKTIEGVHHAGVVTFHRIDERTSRVALQIEYDPKGFVEHLGALTNLDSALANYDLGEFQKLAEATAAGDGPRGL; encoded by the coding sequence ATGTCCTCCTCCCTCGTCGAAACCGTCGACATCAAGGCCCCGGTCGCCGTTACCTGGGCTCTGTGGAGCGATGTGACGCAGTGGCCGAAGTTCCTGAGCCACGTCCAGCGCGTCGACCCGATGGACGAGCGCCGTTTCTCCTGGCAGCTGTCGCTGCCGGGCGCCGACAAGGGCTTCGTCGCGGAGCTCACCGAGGTCGTCCCGCAGGACCGCATCGCCTGGAAGACGATCGAGGGCGTGCACCACGCGGGAGTGGTCACGTTCCACCGGATCGACGAGCGCACCAGCCGGGTGGCCCTGCAGATCGAGTACGACCCCAAGGGGTTCGTGGAGCACCTGGGCGCGCTGACGAACCTGGACTCGGCTCTCGCCAACTACGACCTGGGCGAGTTCCAGAAGCTCGCCGAGGCGACGGCGGCGGGAGACGGCCCCCGGGGCCTGTGA